A genomic region of Acidimicrobiales bacterium contains the following coding sequences:
- a CDS encoding ArsA-related P-loop ATPase yields MAGTLDELLAAKEIVICCGSGGVGKTTTAASLATMASAYLGGKVLVITVDPAKRLANALGLHEFGNVETRVPPELFAAAGVEARGELWAAMLDTKQSWDDLVRTHAPDTETRDAILANPLYVNITGRFVHSHDYVAMERLYEIHSSGRYDLIIVDTPPTRNAIDFLEAPERMADFFSSRLLRWLTVPARSRLATLASRPFYTVADRILGSKFLEDIAEFFLLFQTMYDGFVERSRAVTRTLADKRTTFVVVSTLEPAPVREAEFFVDALSARRLHLGAIVLNKVLPDWFRARGTTGVAQRLGSQADKLAEALPPEVGASSQVARVLDEVGESFLNFQLVAKREAEQRAELAKRADVVATVPYADHDVTDLAGLLELGEHLWRER; encoded by the coding sequence ATGGCCGGGACCCTCGACGAGCTGCTGGCGGCCAAGGAGATCGTGATCTGCTGCGGCTCCGGTGGGGTCGGCAAGACCACCACGGCGGCGTCGCTCGCCACGATGGCCAGCGCCTACCTGGGCGGCAAGGTGCTGGTGATCACCGTCGATCCCGCCAAGCGCCTGGCGAACGCCCTCGGGCTCCACGAGTTCGGCAACGTCGAGACGCGGGTGCCGCCCGAGCTGTTCGCCGCGGCCGGGGTCGAGGCGAGGGGCGAGCTGTGGGCGGCGATGCTCGACACGAAGCAGTCGTGGGACGACCTGGTGCGCACCCACGCCCCCGACACCGAGACCCGCGACGCCATCCTCGCCAACCCCCTCTACGTCAACATCACGGGCCGCTTCGTGCACAGCCACGACTACGTCGCCATGGAGCGCCTCTACGAGATCCACAGCTCGGGCCGCTACGACCTGATCATCGTCGACACCCCGCCCACCAGGAACGCCATCGACTTCCTGGAGGCCCCCGAGCGGATGGCCGACTTCTTCTCGAGCCGCCTGCTGCGCTGGCTGACCGTGCCGGCCCGGAGCCGTCTGGCGACGCTGGCGTCGCGCCCCTTCTACACCGTGGCGGACCGCATCCTCGGCTCGAAGTTCCTGGAGGACATCGCCGAGTTCTTCCTGCTGTTCCAGACGATGTACGACGGCTTCGTCGAGCGCTCCCGGGCGGTCACCCGCACGCTGGCCGACAAGCGCACCACGTTCGTGGTGGTGTCGACGCTGGAGCCGGCGCCGGTGCGCGAGGCCGAGTTCTTCGTCGACGCGCTCAGCGCCCGTCGCCTCCACCTCGGTGCCATCGTGCTCAACAAGGTGCTGCCCGACTGGTTCCGCGCCCGGGGCACCACCGGCGTCGCCCAGCGGCTCGGCAGCCAGGCCGACAAGCTGGCCGAAGCGCTGCCGCCGGAGGTCGGCGCGTCGTCCCAGGTCGCACGGGTGCTCGACGAGGTGGGCGAGAGCTTCCTCAACTTCCAGCTGGTCGCCAAGCGGGAGGCGGAGCAGCGGGCGGAGCTGGCGAAACGGGCCGACGTCGTGGCCACCGTGCCCTACGCTGACCACGACGTGACGGATCTGGCAGGGCTCTTGGAGTTGGGCGAGCACCTCTGGCGGGAACGATGA
- a CDS encoding DUF3107 domain-containing protein: MDVRIGVTQSPKELEILLADDTDPDAVRKHVDKAVETGGTLWLTDRRGRQVGIPAAKLSYVEIGSPEAGRRIGFGG; encoded by the coding sequence GTGGACGTCCGCATCGGGGTGACCCAGTCGCCGAAAGAGCTCGAGATCCTGCTGGCCGACGACACCGACCCGGACGCCGTCCGCAAGCACGTGGACAAGGCCGTCGAGACCGGCGGCACGCTGTGGCTGACCGACCGCCGGGGCCGCCAGGTGGGCATCCCCGCCGCCAAGCTGTCCTACGTGGAGATCGGGTCGCCGGAGGCCGGGCGCCGCATCGGGTTCGGCGGGTAG
- a CDS encoding Mrp/NBP35 family ATP-binding protein, which yields MSVSEAQVLDALRPVEDPELHRSIVDLDMVRKIAIDGSQVAVTVALTIAGCPLKNEITRRVDEAVVALDGVDSLDLDFTVMTDEERATLRSTLHGDPASTAGSQQAHGHAEGRAIPFADPSSTTRVLLVASGKGGVGKSSVTTNLAVALAARGKDVAVVDADVWGFSIPRMLGVEHPPTVIDSMLVPPEAHGVRCISMGFFAQEDQPVIWRGPMLHKALEQFLTDVFWDEPDFLVVDLPPGTGDISISLAQFLPRSEVYVVTTPQPAAQRVAQRAAFMAQKVNLEVKGVIENMSWFAGDDGKRYQIFGEGGGEELANRLGVPLIGRVPLVSELREGGDTGQPIASTDPDGEAAQVFAQIAQVIDVEMAPKRIYHPELRLN from the coding sequence ATGTCCGTCAGCGAAGCCCAGGTGCTCGATGCCCTGCGCCCGGTCGAGGACCCTGAGCTGCACCGCAGCATCGTCGACCTCGACATGGTGCGGAAGATCGCCATCGACGGCAGCCAGGTGGCTGTCACCGTGGCGCTCACCATCGCCGGCTGTCCGCTGAAGAACGAGATCACCCGCCGGGTCGACGAAGCGGTCGTCGCCCTCGACGGTGTCGACAGCCTCGACCTCGACTTCACCGTGATGACCGACGAGGAGCGGGCCACCCTGCGCAGCACGCTCCACGGCGACCCGGCGTCGACCGCGGGGTCGCAGCAGGCGCACGGTCATGCCGAGGGCCGGGCGATCCCGTTCGCCGACCCGTCGTCCACCACCCGGGTGCTGCTGGTGGCGTCGGGCAAGGGCGGCGTGGGCAAGTCGTCGGTCACGACGAACCTGGCGGTCGCACTGGCCGCCCGGGGCAAGGACGTGGCGGTGGTCGACGCCGACGTGTGGGGCTTCTCCATCCCCCGCATGCTGGGCGTCGAGCATCCGCCGACCGTCATCGACTCGATGCTGGTGCCCCCCGAGGCCCACGGCGTGCGCTGCATCTCCATGGGGTTCTTCGCCCAGGAGGACCAGCCGGTGATCTGGCGGGGGCCGATGCTGCACAAGGCCCTGGAGCAGTTCCTCACCGACGTGTTCTGGGACGAGCCCGACTTCCTGGTGGTCGACCTGCCGCCCGGCACCGGCGACATCTCGATCAGCCTCGCCCAGTTCCTGCCCCGCTCCGAGGTCTACGTGGTGACCACCCCGCAGCCGGCGGCCCAGCGGGTGGCCCAGCGGGCGGCGTTCATGGCCCAGAAGGTGAACCTCGAGGTGAAGGGCGTGATCGAGAACATGTCGTGGTTCGCCGGCGACGACGGCAAGCGCTACCAGATCTTCGGCGAGGGCGGCGGTGAGGAGCTGGCCAACCGCCTCGGTGTGCCGCTCATCGGCCGGGTGCCGCTGGTGTCGGAGCTGCGTGAAGGTGGCGACACCGGTCAGCCGATCGCCTCGACCGACCCCGACGGCGAGGCCGCCCAGGTGTTCGCCCAGATCGCCCAGGTCATCGACGTCGAGATGGCCCCCAAGCGGATCTACCACCCCGAGCTCCGCCTGAACTAG
- a CDS encoding cytochrome c-type biogenesis protein CcmH codes for MAAVLAVALVVGVTQSREPTTPAARAQHLAEQLMCPNCDGQSVADSASSASHGIRQYIDTRIGEGASDDQIRDELAREYGDHIILTPGRSGLASLVWTLPVAVLVAAFGGVALAFRRWRHRAVVHASDADRALVEKSLEELDTR; via the coding sequence ATGGCCGCGGTGCTCGCCGTGGCCCTGGTCGTGGGCGTGACCCAGAGCCGCGAGCCGACGACCCCCGCAGCGCGGGCGCAGCACCTCGCCGAGCAGCTGATGTGCCCCAACTGCGACGGGCAGTCGGTGGCCGACTCGGCGTCGAGCGCGTCGCACGGCATCCGCCAGTACATCGACACCCGCATCGGCGAGGGCGCCAGCGACGACCAGATCCGCGACGAGCTGGCCCGCGAGTACGGCGACCACATCATCCTCACGCCCGGCCGGTCGGGCCTCGCCAGCCTGGTGTGGACGCTGCCGGTCGCGGTGCTGGTGGCGGCCTTCGGCGGCGTCGCCCTGGCGTTCCGGCGCTGGCGGCACCGGGCCGTCGTCCACGCCTCCGACGCCGACCGGGCGCTCGTCGAGAAGTCGCTGGAGGAGCTGGACACCCGATGA
- a CDS encoding SRPBCC domain-containing protein: MANDEVTRTVELDAAPEAVWDLLIDEESRREWLDDEDAAAREVRVDHSEPGRSLVWTWWHPDDPAGASQVRVVLDEGPEGNTHLVVTERLLVPAPTSARLQASASVAATSTWDHRLLGLELLVVAAGAFVA; this comes from the coding sequence ATGGCGAACGACGAGGTGACACGGACCGTCGAGCTGGATGCCGCCCCCGAGGCGGTGTGGGACCTGCTGATCGACGAGGAGAGCCGCCGCGAGTGGCTCGACGACGAGGACGCCGCCGCCCGCGAGGTGCGGGTCGACCACAGCGAGCCGGGGCGCTCCCTGGTGTGGACCTGGTGGCACCCCGACGACCCGGCCGGCGCCTCGCAGGTGCGCGTCGTGCTCGACGAGGGCCCCGAGGGGAACACCCACCTGGTGGTGACCGAGCGCCTGCTGGTCCCGGCACCGACGTCGGCCCGCCTCCAGGCCTCGGCGAGCGTTGCCGCCACCTCGACGTGGGACCACCGCCTGCTGGGGCTGGAGCTCCTGGTGGTCGCCGCCGGCGCGTTCGTCGCCTGA
- a CDS encoding cysteine desulfurase family protein encodes MRRVYLDHASTSPLRPAARAAMVEWLDRVGDPGRIHAEGLAARYAVEQARTQVAELLGARNREVCFTSGATEAIAAACWGAAERGAHQVVPAVEHSAVRLAAERHGDVTSVAPDATGRTDPDAVLAAVRPDTAVVHLQWGNHEVGTLQPVAEVAAACRERGVLVHVDAAQAAGRVPIDFRGLGIDLLSVSAHKLGGPPGVGALLIRRGLRLRPLLVGGDQERARRAGAENVPGLVGFGAACAELAAPGRLDAEADDQRRLSTRILASLPEGLTLYGSPDDERRLPHLVCLGVEGIEPQAVLLGLDRYGIAAHSGSACASEGLEPSPVLAAMGVDAHHSLRLSTGWSSAGADVDRLLDALPRVVAELRALTSSA; translated from the coding sequence GTGCGCAGGGTCTACCTCGACCACGCCTCGACGTCGCCGCTGCGGCCGGCGGCCCGGGCCGCGATGGTCGAGTGGCTCGACCGGGTGGGCGATCCCGGCCGCATCCACGCCGAGGGGCTGGCGGCCCGCTACGCCGTCGAGCAGGCCCGCACTCAAGTGGCGGAGCTGCTGGGCGCCCGCAACCGCGAGGTGTGCTTCACCAGCGGGGCGACCGAGGCGATCGCCGCCGCCTGCTGGGGCGCCGCCGAGCGGGGTGCCCACCAGGTGGTGCCGGCCGTCGAGCACTCGGCGGTGCGACTGGCGGCCGAGCGCCACGGCGACGTCACGTCCGTCGCCCCCGACGCCACCGGCCGGACCGACCCCGACGCCGTGCTCGCCGCCGTCCGCCCCGACACCGCGGTCGTGCACCTCCAGTGGGGCAACCACGAGGTCGGCACCCTGCAGCCGGTCGCCGAGGTGGCCGCCGCGTGCCGCGAGCGCGGCGTGCTGGTGCACGTCGACGCCGCCCAGGCCGCCGGCCGCGTGCCGATCGACTTCCGGGGCCTCGGCATCGACCTGCTGTCGGTGAGCGCCCACAAGCTGGGCGGGCCGCCGGGCGTCGGCGCGCTGCTCATCCGCCGGGGCCTGCGGCTCCGACCGCTGCTGGTGGGCGGTGACCAGGAGCGGGCCCGCCGGGCGGGGGCCGAGAACGTCCCCGGGCTGGTGGGCTTCGGCGCCGCCTGCGCCGAGCTGGCCGCGCCCGGCCGCCTCGATGCCGAAGCCGACGATCAACGCCGCCTCTCCACCCGCATCCTCGCGTCGCTCCCCGAGGGACTGACCCTCTACGGATCGCCCGACGACGAGCGACGGCTCCCCCATCTGGTCTGCCTCGGCGTCGAGGGGATCGAGCCCCAGGCGGTGCTCCTCGGCCTCGACCGGTACGGCATCGCCGCCCACTCCGGCAGCGCCTGCGCCTCGGAGGGGCTGGAGCCGTCGCCGGTGCTGGCGGCCATGGGCGTCGACGCCCACCACAGCCTGCGGCTCTCCACGGGGTGGTCGTCCGCCGGCGCCGACGTCGACCGCCTGCTCGACGCCCTGCCCCGGGTCGTCGCCGAGTTGCGTGCCCTGACATCATCGGCGTGA
- a CDS encoding ArsA family ATPase encodes MAVELLDRNLLFVTGKGGVGKTTVAAGLALLAAQNGRRVLLCESDAKGSVAQAFEVSPLEFAEREVSPGLWAMAMSTEESLREYLRLQLRLPLVARLGPLARTFDFVANAAPGVKEILVVGKLCWEVRSGAWDLVVVDAPATGHIVGQLGAPEAMRQLVNVGTVRDQTDWMLEILGDPQQTGVVVVATPEEMPVNETIELADRLREQTNVDLAAVVVNRVLPELFGRGEEEVFRRLQQPEVADVLADAAGGDVQPMLDGADLAVRLRRTRAGHLNALRHGIGDGPELLYIPELFKRSDGVRATRQIATALGAELGY; translated from the coding sequence GTGGCCGTCGAGCTCCTCGACCGCAACCTGCTGTTCGTCACCGGGAAGGGCGGCGTCGGCAAGACGACGGTCGCGGCCGGCCTGGCCCTGCTGGCGGCGCAGAACGGGCGGCGCGTGCTGCTCTGCGAGAGCGACGCCAAGGGCAGCGTCGCCCAGGCCTTCGAGGTGTCCCCGCTCGAGTTCGCCGAGCGGGAGGTGAGCCCGGGCCTGTGGGCGATGGCGATGAGCACGGAGGAATCACTGCGGGAGTACCTGCGCCTCCAGCTGCGGCTCCCGCTGGTGGCCCGGCTGGGCCCGCTGGCCCGCACGTTCGACTTCGTCGCCAACGCCGCCCCCGGGGTCAAGGAGATCCTGGTGGTCGGCAAGCTGTGCTGGGAGGTCCGCTCTGGGGCGTGGGACCTGGTGGTGGTCGACGCGCCGGCCACGGGCCACATCGTCGGCCAGCTGGGCGCGCCCGAGGCCATGCGGCAGCTGGTGAACGTGGGCACCGTGCGCGACCAGACCGACTGGATGCTGGAGATCCTCGGCGACCCGCAGCAGACCGGCGTCGTGGTGGTGGCGACGCCCGAGGAGATGCCGGTCAACGAGACGATCGAGCTGGCCGACCGCCTGCGGGAGCAGACGAACGTGGACCTGGCCGCCGTGGTGGTCAACCGGGTGCTGCCCGAGCTGTTCGGTCGCGGTGAGGAGGAGGTGTTCCGCCGCCTCCAGCAGCCCGAGGTGGCCGACGTGCTCGCCGACGCGGCCGGCGGCGACGTGCAGCCCATGCTCGACGGCGCCGACCTGGCCGTGCGCCTGCGCCGCACCCGGGCCGGGCACCTGAACGCGCTCCGCCACGGGATCGGCGACGGCCCCGAGCTGCTGTACATCCCCGAGCTGTTCAAGCGCAGCGACGGCGTGCGGGCCACCCGCCAGATCGCCACGGCCCTCGGCGCGGAGCTGGGGTACTGA
- a CDS encoding TlpA disulfide reductase family protein: protein MTDVRDDAPAPDDDAVAGGGDDLDSGVDAPRHRRSALAISLAVALLVAGFVVVLATREPAINRRSESDRIGKVAPELVGQTLDGGSFDIDKHLGRWVVVNFFATWCRPCVVEHPELDAFQREHAESGDAVVVSILYDDDADEAQQFFADRGGDWPVVLDDSGLAAAYGVTGVPETYLVAPSGRVAVKLTGGVTRDGLNGYIQEIEAMAGADEVGG from the coding sequence GTGACCGACGTCAGGGACGACGCCCCGGCGCCCGACGACGACGCCGTGGCGGGCGGCGGCGACGACCTCGACTCCGGCGTCGACGCGCCGCGCCACCGCCGGAGTGCGCTGGCGATCTCGCTGGCGGTCGCCCTGCTGGTGGCGGGGTTCGTCGTGGTGCTCGCTACTCGTGAGCCTGCCATCAACCGCCGGTCGGAGAGCGACCGGATCGGCAAGGTCGCCCCGGAGCTCGTGGGCCAGACGCTCGACGGCGGCTCCTTCGACATCGACAAGCACCTGGGCCGCTGGGTGGTGGTCAACTTCTTCGCCACCTGGTGCCGGCCGTGCGTGGTGGAGCACCCCGAGCTGGACGCCTTCCAGCGTGAGCACGCCGAGTCGGGCGACGCCGTGGTGGTGAGCATCCTCTACGACGACGACGCCGACGAGGCCCAGCAGTTCTTCGCGGACCGGGGCGGCGACTGGCCGGTCGTGCTCGACGACTCCGGCCTCGCCGCCGCCTACGGCGTGACCGGCGTGCCCGAGACCTACCTGGTGGCCCCGAGCGGCCGGGTGGCGGTGAAGCTGACCGGCGGCGTCACCCGGGACGGGTTGAACGGCTACATCCAGGAGATCGAGGCCATGGCCGGCGCCGACGAGGTCGGGGGATGA
- a CDS encoding helix-turn-helix domain-containing protein, with protein sequence MSATDFASVVTAVTSAFGDPTRRAIYLYVHESDEGATASAVAQEFDLHPNVARHHLDKLVAGGYVIVDVGRPTGGGAGRPSKRYRIAGGGISLDLPLRHDDVITSLLGRALQELGTERSERLAEEVGVEYGRAMAGSMSPGSDKHRSFQAALHTVADALTAHGFASHAEDLNIVNENCPFGGVVIEHPVICAVDRGMVRGMLETLYGGGPMITETALSLPTGGERCVTAVTGS encoded by the coding sequence ATGTCCGCGACCGATTTCGCCTCGGTCGTGACGGCGGTGACCTCCGCGTTCGGCGATCCCACCCGGCGGGCCATCTACCTCTACGTCCACGAGAGCGACGAGGGAGCCACGGCGTCGGCGGTCGCCCAGGAGTTCGACCTCCACCCCAACGTCGCCCGCCACCACCTCGACAAGCTGGTCGCCGGCGGTTACGTGATCGTCGACGTCGGCCGGCCGACGGGCGGCGGGGCGGGACGGCCGTCGAAGCGCTACCGCATCGCCGGCGGGGGCATCTCGCTGGACCTGCCGCTGCGCCACGACGACGTGATCACGTCACTGCTGGGCCGGGCGCTCCAGGAGCTGGGCACGGAGCGGTCGGAGCGGCTCGCCGAGGAGGTCGGCGTGGAGTACGGGCGGGCGATGGCGGGCTCGATGTCGCCGGGGTCCGACAAGCACCGGTCGTTCCAGGCGGCACTGCACACCGTGGCCGACGCCCTCACCGCCCACGGCTTCGCCTCCCACGCCGAGGACCTCAACATCGTCAACGAGAACTGCCCCTTCGGCGGCGTGGTCATCGAGCACCCGGTGATCTGCGCGGTCGACCGGGGGATGGTGCGGGGGATGCTCGAGACCCTCTACGGCGGCGGCCCGATGATCACCGAGACCGCCCTGTCGCTGCCCACCGGCGGCGAGCGCTGCGTCACGGCGGTCACGGGCAGCTAA
- a CDS encoding molybdopterin-dependent oxidoreductase, with amino-acid sequence MEHPLEADRGPAPERPAPPRGDKDEGRGAPVGRRIVLGMVGLGAAGILVGDRVNSALERLLRPVTENDPTGLTSFVPSAGRFRIYSVVSFDPVRSDAEYRLTVDGLVDTPLKLSLADLKDRPPTKLVKDFQCVTGWRVPEVPWTGVLLSDLLEEAGVQSNATHLRIYSFDGAYTESLTLDQARRDDVMAAYEMLDGPVEQIHGGPVRLYVAPMYGYKSLKWLDRIEVVDEMNPGYWEVRGYDVDAWVGSSNGREGDAPT; translated from the coding sequence GTGGAGCATCCGCTGGAGGCCGACCGGGGTCCGGCGCCCGAACGCCCGGCACCGCCGAGGGGCGACAAGGACGAAGGCCGGGGCGCTCCCGTCGGGCGGCGCATCGTGTTGGGGATGGTGGGCCTCGGCGCCGCCGGCATCCTCGTCGGCGACCGGGTCAACTCCGCCCTCGAGCGCCTGCTGCGCCCCGTCACCGAGAACGACCCCACCGGCCTCACCAGCTTCGTGCCCAGCGCCGGCCGCTTCCGCATCTACTCCGTGGTCAGCTTCGACCCCGTCCGCAGCGACGCGGAGTACCGGCTCACCGTCGACGGCCTGGTCGACACGCCGCTCAAGCTGTCGCTGGCCGACCTGAAGGACCGCCCGCCCACCAAGCTGGTGAAGGACTTCCAGTGCGTCACCGGCTGGCGGGTGCCCGAGGTGCCGTGGACGGGCGTGCTGCTGAGCGACCTGCTCGAGGAGGCCGGCGTCCAGTCGAACGCCACCCACCTGCGCATCTACTCGTTCGACGGCGCCTACACCGAGAGCCTCACGCTCGACCAGGCCCGCCGCGACGACGTGATGGCCGCCTACGAGATGCTCGACGGCCCGGTCGAGCAGATCCACGGCGGCCCGGTGCGGCTCTACGTCGCCCCGATGTACGGCTACAAGTCGCTCAAGTGGCTCGACCGCATCGAGGTGGTCGACGAGATGAACCCTGGCTACTGGGAGGTGCGCGGCTACGACGTCGACGCCTGGGTGGGGAGCTCGAACGGCCGCGAGGGCGACGCGCCCACGTGA
- a CDS encoding phosphoglycerate mutase family protein — MSTLYLIRHADAGSRSAWSGDDDLRPLSKKGRRQANGIAARLADAGLTRLVSSPSTRCVETLEPLGAALGLPVETDARLREGSDGPAALALAGELQALGDVAALCSHGDVIPDLLSELRIEGTTFHHQLTWPKASTWVLGGNGHHWTDAHHVPAPAKVPKEKSTDPGA; from the coding sequence ATGTCGACGCTCTACCTCATCCGCCACGCCGACGCGGGTAGTCGCAGCGCCTGGTCGGGCGACGACGACCTCCGACCGCTCAGCAAGAAGGGCCGCCGCCAGGCCAACGGGATCGCCGCCCGGCTCGCCGACGCGGGCCTGACCCGGCTGGTGTCGAGCCCGTCCACCCGCTGCGTCGAGACGCTGGAGCCACTGGGCGCGGCGCTCGGGCTCCCCGTCGAGACCGACGCCCGGCTGCGGGAGGGCAGCGACGGCCCGGCAGCCCTGGCGCTGGCCGGCGAGCTGCAGGCGCTCGGCGACGTCGCCGCCCTGTGCAGCCACGGCGACGTGATCCCCGACCTGCTGTCGGAGCTGCGCATCGAGGGCACCACCTTCCACCACCAGCTGACCTGGCCCAAGGCGTCGACCTGGGTGCTCGGCGGCAACGGCCACCACTGGACCGACGCCCACCACGTCCCCGCCCCCGCGAAGGTGCCCAAGGAGAAGTCGACCGACCCCGGGGCCTAG
- a CDS encoding ATP-dependent Clp protease proteolytic subunit — protein sequence MLIPTVIETTNRGERAYDIYSRLLRERIIFLGRAIDDDIANLIIAQLLHLEGEDQERPINLYINSPGGDMLGLFGIYDAMQFVGAPVHTVCVGQAASAAAVLLAAGAPGQRYLLPNARVLIHQPHGSAGGQSADMEIQIAEMVLLRERMVDVLTERTGQPREKIKADLDRDYILRGEDAVAYGLVDEVLTQRSPRPATGFHKPDTEKAAS from the coding sequence ATGCTGATCCCGACCGTCATCGAGACCACCAACCGGGGGGAGCGGGCCTACGACATCTACTCCCGCCTCCTGCGAGAGCGGATCATCTTCCTGGGGCGGGCCATCGACGACGACATCGCCAACCTGATCATCGCCCAGCTCCTCCACCTCGAGGGCGAGGACCAGGAGCGGCCGATCAACCTCTACATCAACTCCCCCGGCGGCGACATGCTCGGCCTCTTCGGGATCTACGACGCCATGCAGTTCGTCGGCGCCCCGGTGCACACGGTGTGCGTGGGCCAGGCCGCCTCGGCCGCCGCCGTGCTGCTCGCCGCCGGCGCCCCCGGTCAGCGCTACCTGCTGCCCAACGCCCGGGTGCTCATCCACCAGCCCCACGGCAGCGCCGGCGGCCAGTCCGCCGACATGGAGATCCAGATCGCCGAGATGGTCCTTCTGCGGGAGCGCATGGTCGACGTCCTCACCGAGCGCACCGGCCAGCCCCGGGAGAAGATCAAGGCCGACCTCGACCGCGACTACATCCTCCGCGGCGAGGACGCGGTCGCCTACGGCCTGGTCGACGAGGTCCTCACCCAACGCTCCCCCCGCCCCGCCACCGGCTTCCACAAGCCCGACACCGAGAAGGCAGCCAGCTAG
- a CDS encoding cytochrome b/b6 domain-containing protein produces MTPANHVTPATPATQVTPTVERFTRAERWLHWATAVLVLTAAITGLILYVGPLTALFDRRELLKTVHVYSGLAMPVPLVAAYAGRWRDKVRADLRRLNRWTPGDWRWLRSRGRVAGDQVGKFNAGQKANAAFIAGMIPVMMATGSIMRWFDPFPLEWRTGATFVHDWTAIATWLVVTGHILVAFSKPPALGSMLRGRISAAWARDHHPRWVPDADGATPTMAEPSPASQEEPWTSASG; encoded by the coding sequence GTGACCCCGGCGAACCACGTGACTCCGGCGACCCCGGCGACCCAGGTGACCCCGACGGTCGAGCGGTTCACCCGGGCGGAGCGGTGGCTGCACTGGGCCACGGCGGTCCTCGTCCTCACCGCGGCGATCACCGGCCTCATCCTCTACGTCGGCCCGCTGACCGCCCTCTTCGACCGGCGGGAGCTCCTGAAGACCGTCCACGTGTACAGCGGCCTGGCGATGCCGGTGCCGCTGGTCGCCGCCTACGCCGGGCGCTGGCGGGACAAGGTGCGGGCCGACCTGCGCCGCCTCAACCGCTGGACCCCGGGCGACTGGCGCTGGCTCCGCTCCCGGGGCCGCGTCGCCGGCGACCAGGTGGGCAAGTTCAACGCCGGCCAGAAGGCCAACGCCGCCTTCATCGCCGGGATGATCCCCGTGATGATGGCCACGGGGTCGATCATGCGGTGGTTCGACCCCTTCCCGCTGGAGTGGCGCACCGGCGCCACGTTCGTCCACGACTGGACGGCCATCGCCACCTGGCTGGTGGTCACCGGCCACATCCTGGTGGCGTTCTCCAAGCCCCCGGCGCTCGGGTCGATGCTGCGGGGGCGGATCTCGGCGGCCTGGGCCCGCGATCATCACCCCCGCTGGGTGCCGGATGCCGACGGCGCAACCCCTACGATGGCCGAGCCCTCACCCGCTAGCCAGGAGGAACCGTGGACGTCCGCATCGGGGTGA
- a CDS encoding metalloregulator ArsR/SmtB family transcription factor: MATAEPDDAVFAALADGTRRAILRAVSERGPLTATALAAELPVSRQAVAKHLMLLRDAGLVASDRAGRETRFTAQPEPLRDLAAWASATGRRWDDRLDRLRSLTK; this comes from the coding sequence GTGGCCACGGCCGAGCCTGACGACGCCGTGTTCGCGGCGTTGGCGGACGGCACCCGTCGGGCCATCCTGCGGGCGGTGTCGGAGCGCGGCCCGCTGACCGCCACCGCCCTGGCCGCCGAGCTGCCCGTCAGCCGTCAGGCCGTCGCCAAGCACCTGATGCTGCTGCGCGACGCCGGCCTCGTCGCCTCCGACCGCGCCGGCCGCGAGACCCGCTTCACTGCCCAACCCGAGCCCCTCCGCGACCTCGCCGCCTGGGCCTCCGCCACCGGCCGCCGGTGGGACGACCGCCTCGACCGCCTGCGTTCCCTCACCAAATAG